A window of Plantibacter sp. PA-3-X8 genomic DNA:
CCGACAGCACCCGCGTCCGGAGCACCTTCGTGCCGAGCGAGGTCGCGAGATCGTCTCCGAGGGCGACGGCGTTGAGCGACCGGGAGACGACGAGGGCGAGGACGACCCCGACGATGAGGAACGGCAGCACCCCGAGGAACACGTCCATCTGGCGGTTCTGCAGCGAGCCGGCCTGCCAGAAGCGGATCTTGTCGAAGATGTCGGGATTGCGGATCGTGATGGCGAAGGTCACCCCCTGGAGCGCGGCGGAGAGCGCGACGCCGGCGAGCACGAGGCGGACCGGGGTCGCCCCGGCACGGCCCCGGGAGCCGATCACGTACACGATGACGGAGGCCAGGCCCGCGCCGGCGAAGGACCACCACACGTAGGAGCTCAGGTCGGCGGTGCCGGCGATGGCGACGGCGAGCACGACCGCGATGTACGCCCCGGCGTTGACGCCGAGGATGCCGGGGTCGGCGAGCGGGTTCCGCGTGACGGCCTGCATCATGGCTCCGGCGAGGCCGAGCGCCGCACCGACGCCGATGGCCAGGAGCATGCGCGGCACCCGGAACCCGGTGACGAGGATCGCGTTGGTGTCGTCGCCGCCCTGTGACAGCGCCCGCCAGACC
This region includes:
- a CDS encoding iron chelate uptake ABC transporter family permease subunit, translating into MSADLDSLRLPTAAARARETSTGIARSTASRWLLLVAALVVLAAIAAGSLFIGSGTISAAEVWRALSQGGDDTNAILVTGFRVPRMLLAIGVGAALGLAGAMMQAVTRNPLADPGILGVNAGAYIAVVLAVAIAGTADLSSYVWWSFAGAGLASVIVYVIGSRGRAGATPVRLVLAGVALSAALQGVTFAITIRNPDIFDKIRFWQAGSLQNRQMDVFLGVLPFLIVGVVLALVVSRSLNAVALGDDLATSLGTKVLRTRVLSVVAITLLCGSATAAAGPIAFLGLMSPYLARAVVGPDQRWVLPFTMVFAPIIFLLSDLVGRVAVPGEMPVGIVTAFVGAPLLIVLIRRSKAQGL